From the Pseudomonas putida genome, one window contains:
- a CDS encoding formate dehydrogenase subunit delta, translating to MSSDNLVKMANQIAHYFDSEPNRALAVQGVRQHLNSFWTPAMRRQLGEWIADHGQEGLDAKVVEALA from the coding sequence ATGAGCAGCGACAACCTGGTCAAGATGGCCAACCAGATCGCCCACTACTTCGACAGCGAGCCAAACCGGGCGCTGGCAGTGCAGGGGGTGAGGCAGCATCTGAACAGCTTCTGGACACCGGCCATGCGCCGGCAGCTGGGGGAGTGGATTGCCGACCATGGTCAGGAAGGGCTGGATGCCAAGGTAGTGGAGGCCCTGGCCTAG
- a CDS encoding ABC transporter ATP-binding protein/permease translates to MDMNWHQALQESLSWLAIASFITLIGFTAAATLAVRYTRWGRQFWQVAGPYFTWRRSWRPLLMFGLLLVLTLFSVRMNVLFSFWYNGFYSALQALDQTTFWYLLGVFAVLATIHVLRALLTFYVTQAFSIRWRVWLTERLTGDWMKGDAYYRGRFLAEPVDNPDQRIELDVNAFVTNSVSLALGAVSALVSLVAFTGILWGLSAPLTLAGYEIPRAMVFAVYIYVLIATWIAFRLGQPLIRLNFLNEKLTANFRYALMRLRENAENIAFYQGAPVERATLLGRFGALIVNVWALVFRNLKFSGFNLGVSQVAVVFPFILQAPRFFSGAIKLGDVMQTAQAFGQVQDSLSFFRESYDTFAQYRATLDRLTGFLDANDQASALPRVLAKDQPRALDIIGLQVLRPDGHALIADLDLRLHGGQALLIKGPSGSGKTTLLRALAGLWPYAEGEVRRPLGTQALFLSQRPYLPLGDLRTAIAYPADSQPEDEARMQQALREVNLAHLAERLAVNCDWSNILSVGEQQRLAFARVLFNRPQVVFLDESTSAMDEGLEHAMYALLRKEMPETLLVSVGHRSTLADFHTHRLEVDGQGGWALRQQEVLA, encoded by the coding sequence ATGGACATGAACTGGCACCAGGCCCTGCAAGAGAGCCTGAGCTGGCTTGCAATCGCCTCGTTCATCACCCTCATCGGCTTCACTGCCGCTGCCACCCTGGCCGTGCGCTACACGCGCTGGGGCCGGCAGTTCTGGCAGGTGGCCGGGCCGTATTTCACCTGGCGCCGCAGTTGGCGGCCGTTGCTGATGTTCGGGCTGCTGCTGGTGCTGACGTTGTTCTCGGTGCGTATGAACGTGCTGTTCTCGTTCTGGTACAACGGCTTCTACAGTGCCCTGCAGGCCCTTGATCAGACGACCTTCTGGTACCTGCTCGGGGTGTTCGCGGTGCTGGCCACCATCCATGTGCTGCGCGCGCTGCTTACCTTCTATGTTACCCAGGCCTTCAGCATCCGCTGGCGGGTGTGGCTGACCGAGCGTTTGACCGGCGACTGGATGAAAGGCGATGCCTACTACCGCGGCCGCTTCCTCGCCGAACCGGTAGACAACCCCGACCAGCGTATCGAACTGGACGTCAACGCGTTCGTCACCAATTCGGTGTCGCTGGCCCTGGGCGCGGTCAGCGCGCTGGTCTCGCTGGTGGCCTTTACCGGTATCCTCTGGGGCCTGTCGGCGCCGCTGACGCTTGCGGGATATGAGATTCCCCGGGCAATGGTGTTTGCGGTCTACATCTATGTGCTGATCGCCACCTGGATCGCCTTCCGCCTCGGCCAGCCGTTGATCCGCCTGAACTTCCTAAACGAAAAACTCACGGCGAACTTCCGTTATGCACTGATGCGCCTGCGCGAGAACGCCGAGAACATTGCCTTCTACCAAGGTGCGCCGGTCGAACGGGCAACCTTGCTCGGGCGCTTCGGTGCGCTGATCGTCAACGTCTGGGCACTGGTGTTCCGAAACCTGAAATTCAGCGGCTTCAATCTCGGTGTCAGCCAGGTGGCCGTGGTGTTCCCTTTCATCCTGCAGGCACCGCGCTTCTTCAGCGGGGCGATCAAGCTGGGTGATGTGATGCAGACCGCCCAGGCGTTCGGCCAGGTGCAGGATTCACTGTCGTTCTTCCGAGAGTCCTACGACACCTTCGCCCAGTACCGCGCCACCCTCGACCGTCTGACCGGTTTCCTCGATGCCAACGACCAGGCCAGCGCGCTGCCACGGGTGCTGGCCAAAGACCAGCCGCGGGCGCTGGACATCATCGGCCTGCAGGTACTGCGCCCGGACGGCCATGCGCTGATCGCCGACCTCGACCTGCGCCTGCACGGTGGCCAGGCGCTGCTGATCAAAGGGCCGTCGGGCAGTGGCAAGACCACCTTGCTGCGCGCCCTGGCGGGGTTGTGGCCTTATGCCGAGGGCGAGGTTCGGCGGCCGTTGGGCACCCAGGCGTTGTTCCTGTCACAACGGCCTTACCTGCCGCTGGGCGACCTGCGCACCGCCATTGCCTACCCGGCCGACAGCCAGCCGGAGGATGAAGCACGCATGCAGCAGGCCCTGCGCGAGGTCAACCTGGCGCACCTGGCCGAGCGGTTGGCGGTGAACTGCGACTGGTCGAACATCCTGTCGGTCGGCGAGCAGCAGCGCCTGGCATTCGCCCGGGTGTTGTTCAACCGTCCGCAGGTGGTGTTCCTCGACGAGTCCACCTCGGCGATGGATGAAGGGCTTGAGCATGCAATGTATGCGTTGTTGCGCAAAGAGATGCCCGAGACCTTGCTGGTGAGCGTGGGGCATCGCAGTACTCTGGCCGATTTCCATACCCATCGGCTGGAAGTGGACGGGCAGGGGGGCTGGGCGCTGCGGCAGCAGGAGGTTCTGGCTTAA
- a CDS encoding SOS response-associated peptidase family protein, whose translation MCGRFAQYQGLADYLRELDAEQDVISGYDNVPIGRYNVAPGSRVLILHHATDGLRIDPCHWGWAPFWATGKRPAPINARVETVTTGKFFKALWPQGRALVMADGWYEWVADPQDPKRKQPWFIRLKSRAPMFMAALAEVHAGMEPNEGDGFVIITAASDAGMVDIHDRRPLVLGPEHARAWIDPEVPAEKAERLAREQCLPVEAFEWFAVGKDVGNVRNEGAELIVMLDAEHQP comes from the coding sequence ATGTGCGGACGCTTCGCCCAGTACCAGGGCCTGGCCGACTACCTGCGTGAACTGGACGCCGAGCAGGACGTGATCAGCGGCTACGACAACGTGCCGATCGGCCGCTACAACGTCGCCCCCGGCAGCCGCGTGCTGATCCTGCATCACGCCACCGATGGCCTGCGCATCGACCCTTGCCATTGGGGGTGGGCGCCGTTCTGGGCCACGGGTAAACGGCCGGCACCGATCAACGCGCGGGTCGAGACGGTGACCACCGGCAAGTTCTTCAAGGCCCTTTGGCCGCAAGGGCGAGCCTTGGTGATGGCCGATGGCTGGTATGAGTGGGTGGCCGACCCACAGGATCCCAAGCGCAAGCAGCCCTGGTTCATTCGTTTGAAAAGCCGGGCGCCGATGTTCATGGCGGCACTGGCCGAGGTGCATGCGGGGATGGAGCCGAACGAGGGGGATGGCTTCGTCATCATCACCGCTGCCAGCGATGCGGGGATGGTCGATATCCATGATCGCCGGCCCTTGGTGCTGGGCCCGGAGCATGCGCGGGCATGGATCGACCCTGAGGTACCTGCCGAGAAGGCCGAACGCCTGGCGCGGGAGCAGTGCTTGCCGGTGGAGGCGTTCGAGTGGTTTGCGGTGGGCAAGGACGTGGGGAATGTGAGGAATGAAGGGGCTGAACTGATCGTGATGCTGGATGCCGAACATCAGCCCTGA
- a CDS encoding LexA family protein, translated as MTSILGPITGGSAAVPRYLFRVPAGFPSPAADHMEQPISLDELLNLRAPHIYLVRIDGDSMQGAGIFDGDLVLVDRSIEARHGHIVIAAVNGEPLCKRLQRVAGQVSLRSENPRYAPRYIMEGDDFMIWGVVTFSVRSHDPR; from the coding sequence ATGACTTCCATCCTGGGTCCCATCACGGGCGGCAGTGCTGCCGTGCCGCGCTACCTGTTCCGTGTTCCGGCGGGCTTTCCGTCGCCAGCCGCCGACCACATGGAGCAGCCCATCTCGCTGGACGAGCTGCTCAACCTGCGCGCACCGCACATCTATCTGGTCAGGATAGACGGCGACAGCATGCAAGGGGCTGGTATCTTCGATGGCGACCTGGTGCTGGTCGACCGTTCTATCGAGGCGCGCCATGGCCATATCGTGATTGCCGCGGTCAACGGCGAGCCCTTGTGCAAGCGGCTGCAGCGCGTCGCCGGGCAGGTGTCGCTGCGCTCCGAGAACCCACGCTATGCGCCACGTTACATCATGGAGGGTGACGACTTCATGATCTGGGGCGTGGTGACCTTCAGTGTGCGCAGCCATGATCCGAGATGA
- a CDS encoding RHS repeat domain-containing protein, which yields MSTTLFRETPSVTVIDNRGLSVREIAYQRHPDSLDSTDVRITRHSFSPNGFLMDSADPRLHSAAQVNFKYFTTHIGTVLRTISTDAGTTMAVNNTAERPLVVLSNLLIAGDNAEDASQAVIRRFLYEAAPLSGRLLAVTQGEAGVMSVVAERFLYAGGTQAEQSRNIAGQCVKHYDTAGLVQTGSVALSGGPASITRRLLKEANNSDTVVDWQGASEEAWQAALNDAAYTTLTAVDATSAVLNTTDAAGNQQQLTYDLAGSLSGTWLTLKGGMQQAIVRSIEYSAASQKLSEELGNGVVKTYTYEMKVQRLAKIKAERPVGHVSGARVLQDLRYAFDPVGNVLSVRNHAEAIHFWRNQKVVPESKNTYDSLYQLIHASGREKAGSRRPGSHAPSATLSCSAGPCAYTNYAREYTYDRGGNLTQIRHSAVATTNSYSIDITISDRSNRGVLSTLAEKPADVEPLFTVGGQQLRLQPGQNLTWTARNELLRVSPVVRGGEVDDSESYRYAASSQRVLKVTTQKNHTSVLVQRVVYLPGLELRTALSDGAETQRLHVIAVGGGRHTQVRVLQSQSAEPDGIVNGQVRYSCNDIIGSCGLEVDGDGKIFSMEVYYPYGGTAVWAARSTVESDYKTIRYSGKERDATGLYYYGWRYYQSWAGRWLSADPASTVDGLNLFRMCRNNPASYWDEQGLSPQAGNEEDEKTLTDFFSEDEVKEHILVADELKANDGYWVFRGLRFRVPFVRRDKSFYSVNKIQSADYPVKGHVLYRAHFGAAEDIARDGVRRNVGVGGEESFDDYLVALFEHTAGSGSDGRVLSLSSKKSVSKKFMSDSKVLVSIRADLYSEPVDNLFISTPQLILQHGARLFYRGKIDYSTLLGAIKQLNSKEHEFFYVGKGGDGRYGEIAPDKITVHSRSSQATLRSKHKNHHASH from the coding sequence ATGAGTACAACGTTGTTCCGAGAAACACCGTCAGTCACGGTTATAGATAACCGCGGGCTTTCGGTACGTGAAATTGCGTACCAACGTCATCCAGATTCACTGGACAGTACTGACGTTCGTATTACCCGTCATTCATTCAGCCCCAACGGGTTCTTGATGGATAGTGCTGACCCTCGCCTGCACAGCGCAGCGCAGGTGAACTTCAAGTACTTCACGACTCACATCGGTACTGTACTGCGTACTATAAGCACCGACGCCGGTACCACCATGGCCGTGAACAACACCGCGGAACGGCCACTGGTGGTGCTCAGCAACCTCCTCATCGCTGGTGACAACGCCGAGGATGCGAGCCAGGCCGTTATCCGTCGTTTCCTATACGAAGCGGCCCCCTTGTCTGGCCGTCTGCTGGCCGTCACGCAGGGTGAGGCAGGCGTAATGTCGGTTGTTGCAGAGCGCTTCCTGTATGCAGGAGGGACTCAGGCGGAGCAGTCCCGCAACATCGCGGGGCAGTGTGTCAAGCATTACGACACGGCAGGTTTGGTGCAGACGGGTAGTGTTGCCCTGAGCGGTGGGCCAGCATCCATTACACGCCGTCTGCTGAAGGAGGCGAACAACTCGGACACGGTTGTTGACTGGCAAGGCGCCAGCGAAGAAGCATGGCAGGCGGCACTGAATGACGCAGCATACACGACTCTGACTGCTGTGGACGCGACTAGCGCTGTGCTGAACACCACCGATGCGGCGGGTAATCAGCAACAGTTGACATACGACCTGGCTGGGAGTCTATCGGGCACATGGCTGACGCTCAAAGGGGGGATGCAGCAAGCCATCGTCAGATCCATTGAGTACTCTGCTGCCAGTCAGAAGCTGAGCGAGGAACTCGGCAACGGTGTGGTGAAAACATACACGTATGAAATGAAGGTGCAGCGGCTGGCCAAAATCAAGGCTGAGCGACCGGTCGGGCATGTGTCGGGTGCGAGAGTGCTACAGGATCTGCGCTACGCGTTCGATCCTGTAGGTAACGTACTCAGCGTGCGCAACCATGCCGAGGCCATCCACTTTTGGCGCAACCAAAAAGTGGTGCCAGAGAGCAAGAACACCTATGACAGCCTTTACCAACTGATCCATGCCAGCGGGCGCGAAAAGGCAGGTAGCAGGAGACCGGGCAGTCATGCGCCATCTGCCACCTTGTCTTGTTCTGCCGGCCCTTGCGCGTATACAAACTATGCCCGCGAATATACCTATGATCGCGGCGGCAACCTTACACAGATACGGCACAGCGCAGTTGCCACGACCAATAGTTATTCGATAGACATTACGATAAGCGACCGTAGTAACCGTGGAGTACTAAGCACCCTTGCAGAGAAACCGGCGGACGTTGAGCCCTTGTTCACGGTAGGGGGGCAGCAATTGCGGTTGCAGCCGGGGCAGAATCTGACTTGGACTGCTCGTAACGAGTTGTTAAGGGTGTCGCCGGTGGTTCGTGGCGGAGAGGTAGATGATTCAGAAAGCTACCGTTACGCAGCCTCCAGTCAGCGCGTACTAAAAGTCACTACACAAAAAAACCACACCAGTGTGCTAGTGCAGCGGGTTGTCTATCTGCCGGGACTGGAGCTGCGTACCGCTCTGTCCGACGGAGCGGAAACGCAGAGGCTGCATGTTATTGCTGTAGGTGGGGGGCGGCATACTCAAGTGCGGGTGCTGCAGTCGCAGTCCGCAGAACCGGACGGCATTGTAAATGGGCAGGTTCGTTATAGCTGTAACGATATCATCGGCAGTTGCGGGCTTGAAGTGGACGGTGATGGCAAGATTTTCAGTATGGAGGTATACTATCCATACGGTGGCACAGCCGTCTGGGCTGCGCGCAGTACGGTGGAATCCGACTATAAAACCATCCGTTACTCAGGGAAAGAGCGGGATGCTACTGGGCTGTATTATTATGGCTGGCGCTATTACCAGTCATGGGCCGGGCGGTGGCTTTCTGCTGATCCGGCGAGCACTGTGGATGGGTTGAATCTATTTAGGATGTGTAGAAACAATCCCGCGTCATATTGGGATGAACAGGGCCTGTCGCCTCAGGCGGGCAACGAAGAGGACGAGAAGACACTGACTGATTTTTTTAGTGAGGATGAGGTCAAAGAGCATATTTTAGTGGCCGATGAGCTTAAGGCTAATGATGGTTATTGGGTGTTCCGGGGGTTGAGGTTTAGGGTGCCCTTTGTGAGAAGAGATAAGTCTTTTTATTCGGTTAATAAAATTCAGAGCGCGGACTACCCTGTGAAGGGTCATGTCTTATATCGAGCTCACTTTGGGGCGGCTGAAGATATTGCCAGGGATGGTGTTCGAAGAAATGTAGGGGTTGGCGGCGAAGAAAGCTTTGATGACTATCTGGTGGCACTGTTCGAACACACGGCAGGTAGTGGGAGTGACGGGCGTGTGCTGTCGCTCAGCTCGAAGAAAAGTGTATCAAAGAAGTTTATGTCTGACAGTAAGGTATTGGTCTCGATAAGAGCGGATTTATATTCTGAGCCTGTGGATAATTTGTTTATTTCGACGCCGCAGTTGATTTTGCAGCACGGTGCGAGATTATTTTATAGAGGCAAGATAGATTATAGTACCTTGTTGGGTGCCATTAAGCAGCTGAATAGTAAGGAGCATGAGTTTTTCTATGTTGGGAAGGGCGGCGATGGGCGTTATGGGGAAATTGCGCCCGATAAGATAACGGTGCACAGCCGCTCATCACAAGCTACCTTGAGAAGTAAACATAAAAATCATCATGCTTCACACTAG
- a CDS encoding MFS transporter, protein MRSAEKTEHSTTAKALPKIPRSVWALGFVSLFMDISSEMIHALLPLYMVTVLGTSVVAVGFIEGIAEATASITKVFSGALSDRLGKRKLLTVLGYGLGALTKPVFPMASGLEWLTAARFVDRIGKGIRGAPRDALVADVTPPELRGAAFGLRQTLDTVGAFLGPLLAIVLMWLTASHFQTVFWVAVIPAFVAVYILVAFVREPETAPNAWPVRSPLALHELVRLGPAYWRLIGLAMVFTLARFSEAFLLLRAQDMGLAPLWAPAVLVLMALAYSLSAYPAGALSDRVGRRGVLMIGLALLIAADLLLALLPGWAGLALGVAAWGLHLGFTQGIFAALIADSAPANLRGTAFGLFNLLTGVALLVASVVAGLLWDGAGFQATFLVGAAFAGSTLVGVALWA, encoded by the coding sequence ATGCGCAGCGCCGAAAAAACCGAGCACAGTACCACCGCCAAGGCCCTGCCGAAGATTCCCCGCAGCGTCTGGGCGCTGGGCTTCGTATCGCTGTTCATGGACATTTCCTCGGAAATGATCCACGCCCTGCTGCCGCTGTACATGGTCACCGTGCTCGGCACGTCGGTGGTCGCCGTCGGCTTCATCGAGGGCATCGCCGAGGCCACCGCGTCGATCACCAAGGTGTTCTCCGGCGCGCTCAGCGACCGCCTTGGCAAGCGCAAGCTGCTGACGGTGCTGGGCTATGGCCTGGGCGCGTTGACCAAGCCGGTATTCCCCATGGCCTCCGGGCTGGAATGGCTGACGGCGGCGCGCTTCGTCGACCGTATCGGCAAAGGCATCCGCGGTGCCCCCCGCGATGCGCTGGTGGCCGATGTGACCCCGCCCGAGCTACGTGGCGCGGCCTTCGGCCTGCGCCAGACCCTGGACACCGTCGGCGCTTTCCTCGGCCCGTTGCTGGCGATCGTGCTGATGTGGCTGACCGCGAGCCATTTCCAGACAGTGTTCTGGGTGGCGGTGATCCCGGCGTTCGTCGCCGTGTACATTCTCGTTGCCTTCGTCCGCGAGCCCGAGACGGCGCCCAACGCGTGGCCGGTGCGCTCGCCGCTGGCGCTGCATGAGCTGGTGCGCCTGGGCCCGGCCTACTGGCGGTTGATCGGCCTGGCCATGGTGTTCACCCTGGCCCGTTTCAGCGAGGCATTCCTGCTGCTGCGCGCCCAGGACATGGGCCTGGCGCCATTGTGGGCGCCTGCGGTGCTGGTGCTCATGGCCCTGGCCTATTCGCTGTCGGCCTACCCGGCCGGCGCGCTGTCGGACCGGGTGGGCCGCCGTGGCGTGCTGATGATCGGGCTGGCCCTGCTGATCGCCGCCGACCTGTTACTGGCCTTGCTGCCAGGCTGGGCCGGGCTGGCACTGGGCGTGGCGGCCTGGGGCCTGCACCTGGGCTTCACCCAGGGCATCTTCGCCGCGCTGATCGCCGACAGCGCGCCAGCCAACCTGCGCGGCACGGCATTCGGCCTGTTCAACCTGCTGACCGGGGTGGCCCTGCTGGTCGCCAGCGTGGTGGCCGGGCTGCTGTGGGATGGCGCGGGGTTCCAGGCGACCTTCCTGGTCGGGGCAGCATTTGCTGGTAGTACCCTGGTCGGCGTGGCGTTGTGGGCATAA
- the umuC gene encoding Y-family DNA polymerase: MNPTPVFALIDCNSFYASCERVFRPDLQRTPIVVLSNNDGCIVARSAEAKPLVKMGQPYFQVKDLLRRHGVVAFSSNYALYGDMSQRVMTVIEGMVPALEVYSIDEAFADLAGMPGDLERLGRDIRARVFKHTGIPVGVGIAGTKTLAKLANHAAKRWSVQSGWVVDLRDPLRYERVLKRCDVSEVWGIGKRLTAQLQEMGIRTAWDLSRANPGLLRKTFSVVVEKTARELAGTPCLHLEEVDPPRQEICCSRMFGQRLTDLAPLKEAVATYVMRAAQKLRKQRSLAQRMRVSIRTGMFNPEEPRYANGVVVQLPYPTDDERLLTRMALEALERVYREGFRYSKAEVLLMELCQRGEVTGDLFTPTQSVKSERVMQVIDGVNGRWGRGTLRSAAVPAAAQWAMRRELMSAGFTTQMAGLWRVNP; this comes from the coding sequence ATGAATCCCACCCCTGTCTTTGCCCTGATCGACTGCAACAGTTTCTACGCCAGCTGCGAGCGGGTGTTTCGCCCCGACCTGCAGCGCACGCCCATCGTCGTGCTCAGCAACAACGACGGCTGCATCGTCGCCCGCAGCGCCGAGGCCAAGCCGCTGGTGAAGATGGGCCAGCCGTACTTTCAGGTGAAAGACCTGCTGCGTCGGCACGGGGTCGTGGCGTTCTCCTCCAATTATGCGTTGTACGGTGACATGAGCCAGCGGGTGATGACGGTGATCGAAGGCATGGTGCCGGCGCTGGAGGTGTATTCCATCGACGAGGCCTTTGCCGACCTGGCCGGCATGCCCGGCGACCTGGAGCGCCTTGGCCGCGACATCCGCGCGCGGGTGTTCAAGCACACCGGCATTCCGGTGGGGGTGGGTATCGCCGGTACCAAGACCTTGGCCAAGCTGGCCAACCACGCGGCCAAACGCTGGTCGGTGCAGAGCGGTTGGGTAGTCGATCTGCGTGACCCGCTGCGTTACGAGCGGGTGCTGAAACGCTGTGATGTGTCCGAAGTCTGGGGCATCGGCAAACGCCTTACGGCCCAATTGCAAGAGATGGGTATCCGCACTGCCTGGGACTTGTCCCGCGCTAACCCCGGCCTGCTGCGCAAGACCTTCAGCGTGGTGGTGGAAAAGACCGCCCGTGAGCTGGCCGGCACGCCTTGCCTGCACCTGGAGGAGGTCGACCCGCCACGCCAGGAAATCTGCTGCAGCCGCATGTTCGGCCAGCGCCTGACCGACCTCGCACCGCTCAAGGAAGCCGTGGCCACCTACGTGATGCGCGCGGCGCAAAAGCTGCGCAAGCAGCGCTCGCTGGCGCAGCGGATGCGGGTGAGTATCCGCACCGGCATGTTCAACCCCGAAGAGCCGCGCTACGCCAACGGCGTGGTGGTGCAGTTGCCGTACCCGACCGATGACGAGCGGCTGCTGACACGCATGGCGCTGGAAGCGCTGGAGCGGGTTTATCGCGAGGGGTTTCGCTACAGCAAGGCGGAGGTGTTGCTGATGGAGTTGTGCCAGCGCGGGGAGGTGACGGGTGATCTGTTTACGCCGACGCAGAGTGTGAAGTCCGAGCGGGTCATGCAGGTGATCGACGGCGTCAACGGGCGTTGGGGGAGGGGGACACTGCGCAGCGCGGCGGTGCCGGCGGCGGCGCAGTGGGCGATGCGCAGGGAATTGATGAGTGCGGGGTTTACCACGCAGATGGCCGGGTTGTGGCGGGTCAATCCCTAA
- a CDS encoding helix-turn-helix domain-containing protein, which produces MPLTEKELMLRDATRNICEELLESIRDVKAGRHGAVHQVEVTEAAEAHSRTGLSQSKFAELLGVSVRTLQEWEQGRRMPSGAARSLLHIAASRPDVFREVLQAR; this is translated from the coding sequence ATGCCCCTGACTGAAAAAGAACTGATGCTGCGCGATGCTACTCGCAACATATGTGAGGAACTGCTGGAGTCCATCCGCGATGTGAAGGCTGGCCGCCATGGCGCTGTGCACCAAGTGGAAGTGACCGAGGCAGCCGAGGCACACAGCAGGACCGGGCTTTCCCAATCCAAGTTTGCCGAGCTACTGGGCGTCTCGGTGCGCACGCTTCAGGAGTGGGAGCAAGGTCGGCGCATGCCCTCGGGGGCGGCCCGGTCTCTTCTGCACATTGCGGCTTCTCGCCCGGATGTGTTTCGTGAGGTTCTTCAGGCCCGTTGA
- a CDS encoding glycine betaine ABC transporter substrate-binding protein, giving the protein MNLVRTRTVCRWAVGIAFASLAALGQAEDNKPVVVGWVNWADAEITTKLAKLALEDQLQQPVKLVMADIGIQFQALAAGKVDMIPMAWLTYSHKPFWDKYKDKLEDLGVLYEGRLGLAVPTSIPESEVKSIEDLNKPEVREKFAGKILTSEVGNGQYKTVTRAIADYKLDGYKLVASSETGMLKEFDRQLKRGQWALLNAWSPHWMFSTWSLRYLDDPQEVYGKAEQIHAIARQGFSKDFPQVATFFAHYKIPLKDLEGMMKQARETSADQVVADYYAAHKATFSAMFQLAAGQP; this is encoded by the coding sequence CTGAATCTCGTCAGAACCCGCACCGTGTGCCGATGGGCAGTGGGTATTGCCTTTGCCTCGCTGGCCGCCCTTGGCCAGGCCGAGGACAACAAGCCCGTGGTGGTCGGCTGGGTCAACTGGGCCGACGCCGAGATCACCACGAAACTGGCCAAGCTGGCACTGGAAGACCAGCTCCAGCAGCCGGTGAAACTGGTCATGGCCGATATCGGTATCCAGTTTCAGGCGCTGGCTGCCGGCAAGGTCGACATGATCCCCATGGCGTGGCTCACTTACAGCCACAAACCGTTCTGGGACAAGTACAAAGATAAACTTGAAGACCTGGGCGTACTGTACGAAGGCCGCCTGGGCCTTGCGGTACCCACCAGCATTCCGGAAAGCGAAGTCAAAAGCATCGAGGACCTGAACAAGCCGGAGGTCCGCGAAAAGTTTGCCGGCAAGATCCTCACCTCGGAAGTCGGCAATGGCCAGTACAAGACCGTCACCCGCGCAATCGCCGACTACAAACTCGACGGCTACAAGCTGGTGGCCTCGTCCGAAACCGGCATGCTCAAGGAGTTCGACCGCCAGCTCAAACGCGGGCAGTGGGCGCTGCTCAATGCCTGGAGCCCGCACTGGATGTTTTCCACCTGGTCGCTGCGCTACCTGGATGACCCCCAGGAGGTCTACGGCAAGGCCGAACAGATTCATGCCATTGCCCGCCAGGGCTTCAGCAAGGACTTCCCGCAAGTGGCAACATTCTTCGCCCACTACAAGATCCCGCTCAAGGACCTGGAAGGGATGATGAAACAGGCGCGCGAGACTTCTGCCGATCAGGTCGTAGCCGACTATTACGCTGCCCACAAGGCCACGTTCAGCGCCATGTTCCAGTTGGCAGCGGGGCAACCATGA
- a CDS encoding cupin domain-containing protein, with translation MTVIIKRQATPEEQQASQHWALWESGETDRFAYQYDQDVQFVVQSGEAVIHSPGNPPVAIAAGNHVTIRKGVDGLWAIRTPVVNRYQYL, from the coding sequence ATGACCGTCATCATCAAACGCCAGGCCACCCCCGAAGAGCAGCAAGCCAGCCAACACTGGGCACTGTGGGAAAGCGGCGAAACCGACCGCTTCGCCTACCAGTACGACCAGGATGTGCAGTTCGTCGTGCAAAGCGGCGAAGCGGTCATCCACAGCCCAGGCAATCCGCCGGTCGCCATTGCCGCCGGTAACCACGTGACGATCCGTAAAGGCGTGGATGGCCTCTGGGCCATCCGTACCCCGGTGGTCAATCGCTACCAGTACCTCTGA